Proteins co-encoded in one Euleptes europaea isolate rEulEur1 chromosome 1, rEulEur1.hap1, whole genome shotgun sequence genomic window:
- the P2RY11 gene encoding P2Y purinoceptor 11 produces MKPQDGAELKNCSWEGGLDGFQQQLWPILAMQFVLAVAGNGFSLYRFVARERSPWHPGIVYSFNLAVSNLLYAFSLLPLAVYYYPEKDWRYGLTFCKLDRFLFFCNLYGGTFFIACISLNQYVAIVHPFFAHGRLEPRHTKALSGAVWLLGVAISAPVLSFSTTELKNGTNRTECLGSASKDHLSQYWPYSLFLLAFGCVLPFLLTASSCRAILYTVLRNQNITTDEKRKVRTLLCAVVALYALLYLPFHILRNLNLRVRMREKEYCETAHLIYTLYQLAKILVHFHICLHPLVYASLANNLLEYCCRGVRRRKEAREKCVPLRQCDEAPPGDPQNQW; encoded by the coding sequence ATGAAGCCCCAGGACGGAGCAGAACTCAAGAACTGTTCCTGGGAAGGCGGCTTGGACGGGTTCCAACAGCAGCTCTGGCCGATCTTGGCCATGCAGTTTGTTTTGGCCGTCGCCGGGAATGGCTTTTCCCTCTACCGCTTTGTGGCCCGCGAACGCTCCCCTTGGCACCCCGGCATCGTCTACTCCTTCAACCTGGCGGTCAGCAACCTGCTGTACGCCTTCTCACTGCTGCCCCTAGCCGTTTATTACTACCCGGAGAAGGACTGGCGCTACGGCCTCACCTTCTGCAAGCTGGACcgcttcctcttcttctgcaacCTCTACGGCGGCACTTTCTTCATCGCCTGCATCAGCCTGAACCAGTACGTCGCCATCGTCCACCCCTTCTTCGCCCACGGGCGCCTGGAACCCCGCCACACCAAGGCGCTCAGTGGGGCGGTGTGGCTGCTGGGGGTGGCCATCTCCGCGCCGGTGCTCAGCTTTTCGACCACAGAGCTCAAAAACGGCACCAATCGAACGGAGTGCCTCGGAAGTGCCTCCAAAGACCACCTGTCCCAGTATTGGCCCTACAGTTTGTTCCTGTTGGCATTTGGCTGTGTGCTGCCCTTCCTCCTGACTGCCTCCTCCTGCAGGGCCATCCTCTACACCGTCCTCCGCAACCAGAACATCACGACGGACGAAAAGCGCAAAGTGAGAACGCTCCTTTGTGCGGTGGTGGCCCTCTACGCCCTGTTGTACCTGCCCTTCCACATCCTACGCAACCTGAACCTCAGGGTGCGCATGCGGGAAAAGGAGTACTGTGAAACGGCCCATCTCATCTACACCCTCTACCAGCTGGCAAAGATCTTGGTTCACTTCCACATCTGCCTCCACCCACTGGTCTACGCTTCCCTGGCAAACAACCTGCTGGAATATTGCTGCAGAGGTGTCCGACGGAGGAAAGAGGCGCGAGAGAAGTGTGTGCCGTTGAGGCAGTGTGACGAGGCCCCCCCTGGAGACCCCCAGAACCAGTGGTGA
- the EIF3G gene encoding eukaryotic translation initiation factor 3 subunit G, whose product MPTGDYDSKPSWADQVEEEGDDDKCITSELLKDIPLSDVLGGAKTAEPEPAPVKVGRTADPDLVKGEPLPLPKELINGNIKTVTEYREEEDGNKVKIIRTFRIETRKASKAVARRKNWKKFGNSEFDAPGPNVATTTVSDDVFMTFITSKEDLNCQEEEDPMNKLKGGKIVSCRICKGDHWTTRCPYKDTLGPMQKELAEQLGLSTGEKEKVPGEPEPVQAQQSKTGKYVPPSLRDGASRRGESMQPNRRADDNATIRVTNLSEDTRETDLQELFRPFGSISRIYLAKDKTTGQSKGFAFISFHRREDAARAIAGVSGFGYDHLILNVEWAKPSTN is encoded by the exons ATGCCGACCGGGGACTACGa CTCCAAGCCCAGCTGGGCAgatcaagtagaagaagaaggagatgaTG aCAAATGCATCACCAGCGAGCTGCTGAAGGACATTCCCTTGAGCGATGTGCTGGGTGGAGCGAAGACCGCCGAGCCGGAGCCGGCGCCAGTGAAAGTCGGGAGGACCGCAGATCCAGACCTGGTGAAAGGAG AACCCCTTCCATTGCCCAAGGAACTTATTAACGGCAACATCAAGACAGTGACCGAGTACAGGGAAGAGGAGGATGGCAACAAGGTGAAA ATCATTCGCACTTTTCGGATTGAGACCCGGAAGGCGTCCAAGGCCGTGGCGAGGCGAAAG AACTGGAAAAAGTTTGGCAACTCAGAATTTGATGCTCCCGGCCCAAACGTAGCCACAACCACTGTGAGCGACGATGTGTTCATGACTTTCATTACCAGCAAGGAG GACTTgaactgccaggaggaggaagatCCCATGAACAAGCTGAAAGGGGGCAAGATCGTGTCCTGCCGTATCTGTAAGGGGGACCACTGGACCACTCGCTGCCCTTACAAGGACACGCTGGGCCCCATGCAGAAGGAGCTGGCCGAACAGCTGGGGCTCTCGAcgggagagaaggagaaggtgCCAGGAG AACCGGAGCCCGTGCAAGCCCAGCAGAGCAAGACCGGGAAGTATGTGCCTCCCAGCCTGAGAGACGGAGCCAGCCGTCGAGGGGAGTCGATGCAGCCCAACCGGAGAG CTGACGACAACGCCACCATCCGGGTCACCAACCTGTCCGAGGACACCCGAGAGACTGACCTGCAGGAGCTCTTCCGCCCTTTCGGGTCCATCTCCCGCATCTACTTGGCCAAGGACAAAACCACCGGCCAGTCCAAG ggctttgctttcatCAGCTTCCACCGCCGCGAGGATGCTGCCAGGGCTATTGCCGGGGTGTCTGGTTTTGGCTACGATCACCTGATCCTGAATGTGGAATGGGCCAA GCCCTCCACCAACTAA